One Pirellulales bacterium DNA segment encodes these proteins:
- a CDS encoding MFS transporter, producing MPGARVALALLLAINLLNYIDRYVLAAVEDQIQHDFGSTEAQTGLLATAFLISYMCFAPVFGWLADRYSRWLLVGVGVLIWSAASGATGLATGIAIMLATRVFVGIGEAAYGPAAPTIIADLYPVERRGQVLAWFYVAIPVGSALGYLLGGQVLHLGFTWHYAFFIVVPPGLLLGAWAIFLRDPRHAGATIRASKQPGQSARSPAAKLSDYKQLRHIPSYVYNTLGMTAMTFATGGLSFWIPRYLVWRKVHAGLLDPADAELRKAALTDANWVFGLIVVITGLAATLSGGWLGDKLRGRFPGSYFLVSGWGMLIALPFFLAALVVPFPTAWIMIFITCCGLFFNTGPTNTILANVTQPSIRAAGFALNIFIIHALGDAISPPLIGKINMLFGDSTATASNAAGKVDEIVSSNMNAGFAAVSLAIFLSGVFWLWGAKYLASDTAKVSASEQSAI from the coding sequence TTGCCTGGCGCGCGCGTGGCTTTGGCGCTGCTGTTGGCAATCAATTTGCTCAACTACATCGACCGCTACGTGTTGGCCGCGGTCGAAGACCAAATTCAGCACGACTTCGGCAGCACCGAAGCCCAAACCGGTTTGCTCGCCACGGCGTTTCTCATCAGTTACATGTGTTTCGCGCCGGTCTTCGGTTGGCTGGCCGATCGCTACTCCCGCTGGCTGCTGGTCGGTGTGGGCGTCTTGATTTGGAGCGCCGCCAGCGGCGCAACCGGTTTAGCAACCGGCATTGCAATCATGCTGGCCACGCGAGTGTTTGTCGGCATTGGCGAAGCAGCCTACGGCCCCGCCGCGCCGACCATTATTGCCGATTTGTATCCCGTCGAGCGCCGCGGACAAGTGCTTGCCTGGTTTTATGTCGCTATTCCCGTTGGCAGTGCGCTGGGTTACTTGCTCGGTGGGCAGGTGCTGCACTTGGGTTTCACCTGGCACTACGCATTTTTTATTGTCGTGCCGCCGGGTTTACTGCTGGGCGCATGGGCCATATTCCTGCGCGATCCGCGGCACGCTGGCGCTACAATACGCGCAAGCAAGCAACCAGGTCAAAGCGCTCGTTCGCCGGCCGCCAAATTATCGGACTACAAGCAATTGCGGCACATTCCCTCGTACGTTTACAACACGCTGGGCATGACCGCCATGACGTTTGCCACCGGTGGATTGTCGTTCTGGATTCCGCGATACCTGGTCTGGCGAAAAGTTCATGCCGGTCTGCTTGACCCAGCCGATGCCGAACTTCGCAAAGCGGCGCTGACAGACGCTAACTGGGTGTTTGGCCTGATTGTCGTAATCACGGGTCTGGCCGCCACGCTCAGCGGCGGCTGGCTCGGTGATAAGCTGCGCGGACGTTTTCCCGGGTCGTACTTTTTGGTGTCCGGCTGGGGAATGCTCATCGCGCTGCCGTTTTTTTTGGCCGCGCTGGTGGTGCCATTCCCCACAGCCTGGATCATGATATTCATCACCTGTTGCGGCTTGTTTTTTAATACCGGACCGACGAACACCATTCTGGCGAATGTAACGCAGCCCTCGATTCGTGCCGCGGGCTTTGCGCTAAACATTTTTATCATCCACGCGCTGGGCGACGCCATCAGCCCACCGCTGATCGGCAAAATCAACATGCTCTTTGGCGATTCCACCGCGACCGCATCGAATGCCGCTGGCAAAGTCGACGAAATTGTCAGTTCGAACATGAACGCCGGTTTCGCCGCCGTCTCGCTGGCCATCTTTTTAAGCGGCGTGTTTTGGCTGTGGGGCGCTAAATACTTGGCGAGCGATACCGCAAAAGTATCTGCCTCCGAGCAATCAGCGATTTAG
- a CDS encoding GxxExxY protein has protein sequence MPVMHENDITGIVIDAAIAVHKALGPGLLESVYEVVLAHELKKRGLKCERQAPIPVVYDNIRFDEGFCIDILVEDKVIVELKSVEKTIPVHKKQVLTYLRLTNKRVGLLINFGEEYLKDGITRLVNQLPE, from the coding sequence ATGCCTGTAATGCACGAGAATGATATTACTGGAATTGTGATTGATGCAGCAATCGCAGTACATAAAGCTTTGGGACCAGGATTGTTGGAATCGGTCTATGAAGTTGTGCTGGCACACGAATTAAAGAAACGTGGGCTGAAATGCGAGCGGCAAGCGCCGATTCCGGTTGTTTATGACAACATTCGGTTCGACGAAGGTTTTTGCATCGATATTTTGGTTGAGGACAAAGTGATTGTAGAGCTAAAATCGGTCGAAAAGACGATTCCCGTGCATAAGAAGCAAGTTTTGACGTATCTTCGTTTAACGAATAAGCGAGTCGGCTTGCTCATCAACTTCGGCGAAGAATATCTCAAAGACGGCATTACCCGACTCGTCAATCAACTGCCCGAGTAG
- the dapB gene encoding 4-hydroxy-tetrahydrodipicolinate reductase codes for MLDTPIKIAVHGAAGRMGQRLIALGSVDDELQIAAALDSPKHSKLGEDAGLIARLRKINVPLAATLNVPVDVVIDFSIPAATMAILKTCLEKNIALVVATTGLDEQQQKTVEAAAQKIPLLWSPSMSLTVNLAMRLAEICGRALAEHPSGADVEIIERHHRYKEDAPSGTALKFGQIIADAMGLTKHQHGREGRPGQRPHEEIGYHAVRSGDNPGEHTIIFGLLGETLEITVQATNRDCYAHGALAAAKFLAGKPAGLYGMNDVLGL; via the coding sequence ATGCTCGACACTCCCATCAAAATCGCCGTTCACGGAGCCGCCGGCCGCATGGGCCAACGCCTGATTGCCCTCGGCTCCGTCGATGACGAATTGCAAATTGCCGCCGCGCTCGATTCCCCCAAGCACTCCAAACTCGGTGAAGATGCCGGCCTTATCGCGCGGCTGCGGAAAATCAATGTGCCTTTGGCCGCCACGTTGAACGTGCCCGTGGATGTGGTGATCGATTTTTCCATTCCCGCCGCCACCATGGCGATTTTGAAAACGTGCTTGGAGAAAAACATCGCGCTGGTCGTCGCAACCACCGGGCTCGATGAGCAGCAGCAGAAGACCGTCGAAGCCGCGGCCCAAAAAATTCCGCTCCTCTGGTCGCCTAGCATGAGCCTGACGGTGAATTTGGCCATGCGGTTGGCCGAAATTTGCGGCCGCGCGCTGGCCGAGCACCCCAGCGGCGCCGACGTGGAAATTATCGAGCGGCACCACCGTTATAAGGAAGATGCCCCCAGCGGCACCGCGCTGAAGTTCGGTCAAATCATCGCCGACGCCATGGGCCTCACCAAGCATCAACATGGCCGCGAAGGCCGACCGGGCCAGCGCCCGCACGAAGAAATCGGTTACCACGCTGTCCGCAGCGGCGACAACCCGGGCGAGCACACCATCATTTTCGGCCTGTTGGGCGAAACGCTGGAAATCACGGTTCAAGCCACCAACCGCGATTGCTACGCCCACGGCGCGCTGGCCGCCGCCAAATTTCTCGCCGGCAAACCCGCCGGCCTGTACGGCATGAACGACGTGCTGGGACTGTAA
- the thrC gene encoding threonine synthase translates to MACDCGHLVDVAYDWNRLRPPTSLKWFENKWSRRHEPLCFSGVWRFRELLPFAPPEMAVTIGEGQTLLQLAPAVGKYVGLDRGQLHLQYEGMNPSGSFKDNGMAAAFTHARLVNAKRAACASTGNTSASMALYCAVTRLMKGIIFIGSGKISYGKLSQALDYGALTVQIAGDFDDAMQRVKEVSAKLGIYLMNSVNPFRLEGQKTIMLRVLEALRWEPPDWIVVPGGNLGNSSAFGKAFAEMKEIGLIDRVPRLAVINAAGANTLFELYQRRGLRWNGGQPDENIINTYYAELAAAGRRADTIASAIEINRPVSLTKCLRALEVCDGVVREVTEQEMLDAKAQVGAGGLGCEPASAASVAGAKKLIAEGVIGKDQRIVCILTGHQLKDPTATVAYHTTDQEMFNKVLGSRGVKRAAFANRAVTVNNNLDEIIRAIQLYS, encoded by the coding sequence GTGGCCTGCGATTGCGGCCACTTGGTCGACGTGGCCTACGATTGGAACCGCCTCCGCCCGCCGACCTCGCTGAAATGGTTCGAAAACAAATGGAGCCGCCGGCACGAACCGCTCTGCTTCAGCGGCGTGTGGCGATTCCGCGAGTTGCTCCCCTTCGCTCCGCCGGAAATGGCCGTCACCATTGGCGAAGGCCAAACGCTGCTACAACTGGCTCCGGCCGTCGGAAAATACGTGGGCCTGGATCGTGGCCAACTCCATTTGCAATACGAGGGAATGAACCCCTCGGGCAGCTTCAAAGACAACGGCATGGCGGCCGCCTTCACTCATGCCCGGCTGGTCAACGCCAAGCGAGCCGCCTGTGCCTCGACCGGCAACACGAGTGCGTCGATGGCGCTCTATTGCGCTGTCACGCGGCTGATGAAAGGCATTATTTTCATCGGTTCTGGCAAAATTTCATATGGGAAACTTTCGCAGGCGCTTGATTACGGCGCGCTCACCGTGCAAATTGCCGGCGATTTCGACGACGCCATGCAGCGTGTGAAAGAAGTTTCGGCCAAGCTGGGCATTTACTTAATGAATAGCGTCAACCCATTTCGGCTGGAAGGGCAAAAAACCATCATGCTCCGAGTGCTGGAAGCCCTCCGCTGGGAACCGCCCGATTGGATCGTCGTCCCCGGCGGTAACCTCGGCAACTCCAGCGCGTTTGGCAAAGCCTTCGCCGAGATGAAAGAGATCGGCCTCATCGACCGCGTGCCCCGTTTGGCCGTCATCAACGCCGCCGGTGCCAACACACTGTTCGAATTATACCAGCGCCGCGGTCTGCGCTGGAACGGCGGCCAGCCCGACGAAAATATTATCAATACTTATTATGCCGAGCTGGCCGCCGCCGGCCGCCGCGCCGACACCATCGCCAGCGCCATCGAAATCAACCGGCCCGTCAGCCTCACGAAGTGTTTGCGGGCGCTCGAAGTGTGCGACGGCGTGGTCCGCGAAGTCACCGAGCAGGAGATGTTAGACGCCAAAGCCCAAGTGGGCGCCGGCGGCTTGGGCTGCGAACCCGCCAGCGCCGCCAGCGTAGCCGGAGCAAAAAAATTGATCGCCGAAGGGGTGATTGGCAAAGACCAGCGAATCGTCTGTATTCTCACTGGCCATCAATTGAAAGACCCCACCGCCACCGTGGCGTACCACACCACCGATCAGGAAATGTTCAACAAAGTATTAGGCAGCCGCGGCGTCAAACGGGCCGCCTTCGCCAACCGCGCCGTCACGGTGAACAACAATTTGGACGAAATCATCCGCGCCATCCAGTTATACAGTTAA
- a CDS encoding TraR/DksA C4-type zinc finger protein, which produces MKKAEAKEYKGLLVALRARLRGDVNQLADAALKKNQSEANGSISSMPIHMADLGSDNFEQEFSLSLMENDEVTLGAIEAALERIESGTYGDCEECGTKIPKTRLEAIPYTALCVKCASKMETRG; this is translated from the coding sequence ATGAAGAAGGCTGAAGCGAAGGAATATAAAGGTTTGTTGGTCGCTTTACGGGCTCGTTTGCGGGGGGATGTCAACCAGTTGGCCGATGCCGCATTGAAAAAGAATCAATCGGAAGCCAACGGCAGCATTTCCAGCATGCCGATCCACATGGCGGACCTGGGGAGCGACAATTTCGAGCAGGAATTCAGCCTGAGCCTGATGGAAAACGACGAAGTGACGTTGGGCGCCATCGAAGCCGCGTTGGAACGAATCGAATCGGGCACGTACGGAGATTGCGAAGAATGCGGCACCAAAATCCCCAAGACCCGGCTGGAAGCCATTCCCTACACGGCGTTGTGCGTGAAGTGCGCCTCGAAAATGGAAACGCGGGGCTAA
- a CDS encoding signal peptidase II has translation MATTPVPASRIALFLGLIIVGCAADLATKHWIFAKLGMPYESPPIVLAPGVFSLTTSLNEGALFGLGQGMTWVFAGLSVLAAMGIFYWLFFAGAGHDWWLTVALGVLMAGIFGNLYDRLGLPGLVWEPPNPRAGQVVHAVRDWLHLEIRKIHFDWPVFNLADSLLVLGACMLFWHVAWRERNRRAADNAPVDSARPSIG, from the coding sequence ATGGCCACGACTCCAGTCCCGGCATCGCGAATTGCGTTGTTTCTAGGGCTAATTATTGTCGGTTGTGCCGCCGACTTGGCAACCAAACATTGGATTTTCGCCAAACTGGGCATGCCGTATGAAAGCCCGCCAATTGTGCTGGCGCCCGGGGTGTTCAGCCTGACCACGAGTTTGAACGAGGGGGCCTTGTTTGGTTTGGGGCAGGGCATGACGTGGGTGTTTGCGGGGCTGTCGGTGCTGGCGGCGATGGGCATTTTTTATTGGCTGTTTTTTGCCGGCGCCGGGCACGATTGGTGGCTAACGGTGGCGCTGGGCGTTTTGATGGCGGGCATTTTCGGCAATTTGTACGATCGGTTGGGATTGCCCGGCTTGGTGTGGGAACCGCCCAATCCACGGGCCGGACAGGTGGTGCATGCGGTGCGCGATTGGCTGCATTTGGAAATCCGGAAAATTCATTTCGATTGGCCGGTGTTCAACCTGGCGGACAGCCTGCTGGTTTTGGGGGCATGCATGCTGTTCTGGCATGTGGCGTGGCGCGAGCGCAATCGTCGTGCCGCGGACAACGCGCCGGTCGATTCGGCACGGCCGAGCATTGGTTAA
- a CDS encoding Rrf2 family transcriptional regulator, with translation MKLSRTVGYALQATLQLAEAEPGTPVPCSQLAAQGKMPERFLLQILRNLVTHGILHSTRGVDGGYTLERKPEDISLLDLIEAIDGPVLAHAPLAEGLPPESVEQLSSALQQVTALARKQLGGIKISSLVPPQRKGINGSKEEWPG, from the coding sequence ATGAAACTTTCGCGCACCGTCGGGTACGCGCTGCAGGCCACCTTGCAATTGGCCGAAGCCGAACCCGGCACGCCGGTTCCCTGCAGTCAACTGGCCGCACAGGGCAAGATGCCAGAGCGGTTTTTGCTGCAGATTCTTCGCAATTTAGTCACGCATGGAATTTTGCACTCCACCCGCGGCGTGGACGGCGGGTATACCCTGGAGCGCAAGCCCGAGGATATTTCGCTCTTGGACCTGATCGAAGCGATCGACGGTCCGGTGCTAGCGCACGCACCGTTGGCCGAGGGGCTCCCGCCGGAATCGGTGGAGCAGCTTTCCTCGGCGCTGCAACAGGTGACCGCGTTGGCCCGCAAGCAATTAGGCGGCATCAAAATTTCCTCGCTGGTGCCGCCGCAGCGGAAAGGAATTAATGGCAGCAAGGAGGAATGGCCGGGATGA
- a CDS encoding inositol monophosphatase family protein, whose translation MSQRSAVAGCTGAVSGFPVRSAAVNLDGMSDALSDRLKLAVDAAREAGALTLRYFRRGDLQVDLKHDASPVTVADRESEQLLRRRIAAAFPEDGILGEEFGEQSGTSGYRWILDPIDGTKSFIHGVPLYAVLIGVEQSFNDSSSRGAEFSRDAQSAERSANSTSEIGVIYLPATDEMVYAAAGQGAWYVRGKAAPAPAKVSQKKTLTEGLFLTSGLTGFHKRGGWPAFERLTKAAKLTRTWGDAFGYMLVATGRAEAMVDPVMNVWDAAALLPILQEAGGTFTDWQGRPTIHSGEGIATNGLVLDEVLRLVK comes from the coding sequence ATGTCGCAGCGCAGTGCGGTAGCAGGATGCACCGGAGCGGTATCCGGCTTTCCTGTACGCTCGGCGGCGGTTAATCTGGACGGAATGAGCGACGCGCTTTCCGACCGTTTGAAATTGGCTGTCGATGCCGCCCGTGAGGCCGGCGCGCTGACGCTGCGCTATTTTCGCCGCGGCGATTTACAGGTTGATTTGAAGCACGACGCCTCGCCGGTGACCGTGGCCGATCGGGAATCGGAGCAATTGCTTCGCCGGCGCATTGCCGCCGCCTTTCCCGAGGACGGCATTTTGGGGGAAGAATTCGGCGAGCAGTCGGGCACAAGCGGTTACCGCTGGATTTTGGACCCCATCGACGGGACCAAATCGTTCATCCACGGCGTGCCGCTGTATGCAGTGTTGATCGGCGTCGAACAATCGTTTAATGATTCATCGAGCCGCGGTGCTGAGTTTAGCCGCGACGCGCAGTCTGCGGAGCGGAGCGCGAACTCCACCAGCGAAATCGGGGTCATCTACTTGCCCGCCACGGACGAAATGGTGTATGCCGCCGCAGGGCAGGGGGCCTGGTATGTGCGCGGCAAGGCAGCGCCGGCGCCGGCCAAAGTTTCCCAGAAAAAAACCTTAACAGAGGGTTTGTTCCTCACCAGCGGGTTAACGGGGTTTCATAAGCGCGGCGGCTGGCCGGCCTTCGAGCGGTTGACGAAGGCCGCCAAACTCACCCGCACCTGGGGCGATGCCTTCGGTTACATGCTGGTCGCAACCGGACGAGCCGAAGCGATGGTCGACCCGGTGATGAACGTCTGGGACGCCGCCGCCCTGTTGCCGATTTTGCAAGAAGCCGGCGGCACGTTCACCGATTGGCAAGGCCGCCCCACCATTCACAGCGGCGAAGGCATCGCCACAAACGGGTTGGTTCTCGACGAAGTGCTGCGGCTGGTGAAATGA
- the rpmB gene encoding 50S ribosomal protein L28, with amino-acid sequence MARHCAVCGKSATMGNRVTTRGKAKYLGGVGTKVTGIARRQFKPNLQRLRVTVGKSNTSMLVCTRCIRRGSVTKLVRRAPFKLTMQGGKGAKAAAAAS; translated from the coding sequence ATGGCTCGTCACTGTGCAGTTTGCGGCAAATCGGCCACGATGGGAAACCGCGTCACCACCCGCGGTAAGGCCAAGTATTTGGGCGGCGTGGGGACCAAAGTCACGGGCATTGCCCGGCGGCAGTTCAAGCCGAACTTGCAGCGGCTGCGCGTGACCGTGGGCAAATCGAACACCAGCATGCTGGTCTGCACCCGCTGCATTCGCCGCGGCTCGGTGACCAAGCTGGTCCGCCGCGCTCCGTTCAAACTGACCATGCAAGGAGGCAAGGGAGCGAAAGCGGCGGCGGCGGCGAGTTGA
- the gatC gene encoding Asp-tRNA(Asn)/Glu-tRNA(Gln) amidotransferase subunit GatC: MGCTFTRNTNMALIRQDVEKVSLLGRLLLNPEELDRLTTQLGGIVAYIEQLAELDEEIKAKQVQPMAHAVEMTNVFRADEVQPSLDRAQALANAPQHDEQFYLVPAVLGE; encoded by the coding sequence ATGGGTTGCACGTTTACACGCAACACAAACATGGCACTCATCCGGCAAGATGTGGAAAAGGTTTCGCTCTTGGGCCGGCTGCTGCTGAACCCGGAAGAGTTGGACCGCCTGACCACGCAATTGGGCGGCATTGTGGCGTACATCGAACAGTTGGCCGAACTGGACGAGGAGATCAAAGCCAAACAGGTGCAGCCCATGGCCCATGCCGTGGAAATGACCAACGTGTTTCGGGCCGACGAAGTGCAGCCATCGCTCGATCGAGCCCAGGCTTTGGCCAATGCTCCGCAGCATGACGAACAGTTCTATTTGGTCCCCGCCGTGCTAGGCGAATAG
- the gatA gene encoding Asp-tRNA(Asn)/Glu-tRNA(Gln) amidotransferase subunit GatA: MSLTDRTAAELLADLNARRVSSAEVTQAFIEQIEQHDGQVKAFLRYDAAAALKRAKEIDQRRAKGLPIGLLGGLPVAVKDLICTQGELTTCASKMLADFKAPYDAAIIEKLHAADAVFLGRTNMDEFAMGGSNENSAFFPTSNPWNLECIPGGSSGGAAACVAARMACLSIGTDTGGSIRQPAGLCGVTGMKPTYGRVSRYGLVAFASSLDQIGPLARTAEDAALLLEAIAGHDARDSTSVTTPVPPYSKTVREPLKGLKLGLVREHFGPGLDGEVEQAVREAFKVYQSLGAQVKELSMPHAKYGVATYYIIAPCEASSNLARYDGVHYGYRTDVAKMNARLADEAKQLQAAGNKAALADLDNSLVRMYRQSRAEGFGPEVKRRIMLGTYALSAGYYDAYYLKALKVRRLIRQDYDDAFKEVDLIAGPVTSTPAFKIGEKSDDPLAMYLVDLYTVSLNLAGLGGIAFPCGFSSGGLPIGLQLQGPALEEERLLRAAHMFQTVTDWHTRKPPL; encoded by the coding sequence ATGTCGCTGACTGATCGCACCGCTGCTGAACTGCTGGCCGATTTGAACGCCCGGCGTGTCTCGTCGGCCGAAGTGACGCAGGCCTTCATCGAGCAAATCGAACAGCACGATGGCCAGGTCAAAGCGTTTTTGCGCTACGATGCCGCTGCGGCACTGAAGCGCGCCAAAGAAATTGACCAGCGGCGCGCCAAGGGGCTGCCGATTGGCCTGCTCGGCGGCTTGCCGGTGGCGGTGAAGGATTTGATTTGCACCCAAGGCGAACTGACGACCTGCGCCTCGAAAATGTTGGCCGACTTCAAAGCGCCCTACGATGCGGCCATTATCGAAAAACTGCATGCCGCCGACGCCGTGTTCCTGGGCCGCACCAACATGGACGAGTTCGCCATGGGGGGCTCTAACGAAAACTCGGCGTTTTTTCCGACGAGCAATCCGTGGAATTTGGAGTGCATTCCCGGCGGCTCCAGCGGGGGCGCGGCGGCCTGCGTGGCCGCACGGATGGCGTGTCTTTCGATCGGCACCGACACGGGCGGGTCGATTCGCCAACCGGCCGGTCTGTGCGGCGTGACCGGCATGAAACCGACGTATGGTCGAGTGAGCCGATACGGACTGGTTGCGTTTGCCAGCAGCTTGGATCAAATCGGCCCGCTGGCGCGGACGGCAGAAGATGCGGCATTGTTGCTCGAAGCAATTGCCGGGCACGATGCGCGCGATTCAACTTCTGTCACCACGCCGGTACCGCCGTATTCGAAAACCGTGCGCGAGCCGCTGAAGGGATTGAAGCTAGGACTGGTGCGCGAACATTTCGGGCCGGGCCTCGACGGCGAAGTGGAGCAAGCCGTGCGCGAAGCGTTCAAAGTGTATCAATCGCTGGGCGCGCAGGTGAAAGAGCTTTCGATGCCGCACGCCAAATACGGCGTGGCCACGTATTACATTATCGCCCCGTGCGAAGCCTCCAGCAATTTGGCCCGTTACGACGGCGTGCATTACGGCTATCGCACCGACGTGGCGAAAATGAACGCTCGCCTGGCCGACGAAGCCAAGCAATTGCAAGCGGCCGGGAACAAAGCCGCACTGGCAGATTTGGACAACTCTCTGGTGCGCATGTATCGGCAATCTCGGGCCGAAGGTTTTGGCCCGGAAGTGAAACGCCGCATCATGCTGGGCACATACGCGCTGAGCGCCGGATATTACGACGCCTATTATCTCAAAGCTCTGAAAGTGCGGCGGCTGATTCGCCAGGATTACGACGATGCGTTCAAAGAGGTCGATTTAATCGCCGGACCGGTGACCAGCACGCCGGCTTTCAAAATCGGCGAGAAAAGCGACGATCCGCTGGCGATGTACCTGGTCGATTTGTACACGGTGAGCCTGAATCTGGCGGGCCTGGGGGGCATCGCTTTCCCGTGCGGATTCAGCAGCGGCGGCCTGCCGATTGGCCTGCAACTGCAGGGCCCCGCGCTGGAAGAAGAAAGACTGCTGCGCGCGGCCCACATGTTTCAAACCGTCACCGACTGGCACACGCGCAAACCGCCGCTGTGA
- the gatB gene encoding Asp-tRNA(Asn)/Glu-tRNA(Gln) amidotransferase subunit GatB has product MSDPYITIIGLEVHVQLLTASKLFCPCSTKFGAPPNTQTCPVCIGMPGTLPVMNRQAFELGLKTAVALNCQIAPFTKWDRKNYYYPDLPKGYQISQYDLPFSHDGYLEISDPKGRFENKRVGIIRAHLEEDAGKSMHDEAHGKADSRIDLNRTGTPLLEIVSQPDMRSPLEAKAYLTELKLLLTYLGVSDCNMQEGSLRVDANVNLHIPQSDGRLAKTPIVEIKNMNSFRAVERALEYEAQRQYDVWQEDHVEIGKRPKQTRGWDDAANMTRGQREKEESSDYRYFPEPDLVPVTTTPAQIEKVRASLGELPAQLRARLEATYWITAYDSDVIVNQGRPFVAYFVELADAVKDGKTAANWVTQDVLRVMNEKNVPIENFPVRAAALSDLIGRVQAGDFNTSRAREVFVEMLAGKSVAEAVAALGIAKVDEIELIAMAGEILAANPKIVADLKAGKAQAAGNLIGQAKKRNPNVNPGRFREICLELAGKM; this is encoded by the coding sequence ATGTCTGACCCTTATATCACCATTATCGGCCTGGAAGTGCACGTGCAGTTGCTCACGGCGAGCAAACTGTTTTGCCCGTGCAGCACGAAGTTTGGCGCCCCGCCGAACACGCAAACTTGCCCGGTATGCATTGGGATGCCCGGCACACTGCCGGTGATGAATCGGCAAGCGTTCGAGCTGGGCCTGAAAACGGCGGTGGCGCTGAACTGCCAAATTGCGCCGTTCACGAAGTGGGACCGCAAAAATTATTACTATCCCGACTTGCCCAAGGGGTACCAAATCAGCCAGTACGATTTGCCGTTTTCGCACGATGGGTATTTGGAAATCAGCGATCCCAAGGGGCGGTTTGAAAATAAAAGAGTCGGCATCATTCGGGCACACTTGGAAGAAGACGCGGGCAAGAGCATGCACGACGAGGCGCATGGAAAGGCCGACAGCCGGATTGATTTGAACCGCACCGGCACGCCGCTGTTGGAAATTGTGAGCCAGCCCGACATGCGTTCGCCGCTGGAAGCGAAGGCGTATCTCACGGAGTTGAAATTGCTGCTCACGTATTTGGGAGTATCCGACTGCAACATGCAGGAAGGAAGTTTGCGGGTCGATGCCAATGTGAATCTGCACATTCCGCAGAGCGACGGTCGGCTGGCCAAAACGCCGATTGTGGAAATTAAAAACATGAACAGCTTCCGGGCCGTGGAGCGAGCGCTGGAGTACGAAGCACAGCGGCAATACGACGTGTGGCAGGAAGACCACGTGGAAATTGGCAAGCGGCCGAAGCAAACGCGCGGCTGGGACGACGCGGCGAACATGACTCGCGGGCAGCGAGAGAAAGAGGAATCGAGCGATTACCGATATTTTCCCGAGCCGGATTTAGTGCCGGTGACCACGACACCTGCGCAAATCGAAAAAGTGCGGGCCAGTTTGGGGGAACTGCCAGCACAGTTGCGGGCCCGCTTGGAAGCGACGTACTGGATCACTGCGTACGACAGCGACGTGATTGTAAATCAGGGCCGGCCGTTCGTGGCGTACTTCGTCGAACTGGCCGATGCCGTGAAAGACGGCAAAACGGCCGCGAACTGGGTGACTCAGGACGTGCTGCGAGTAATGAACGAGAAAAACGTGCCGATTGAGAATTTCCCAGTACGCGCCGCGGCGCTGTCCGATTTAATTGGCCGAGTACAGGCGGGCGATTTCAACACTAGCCGAGCCCGCGAAGTGTTTGTCGAAATGCTGGCGGGCAAATCGGTGGCGGAAGCCGTAGCGGCGCTGGGCATTGCCAAAGTCGACGAGATCGAATTGATCGCCATGGCGGGCGAGATTTTGGCTGCTAATCCGAAAATTGTGGCCGATCTGAAGGCCGGAAAGGCACAAGCGGCGGGCAATTTAATCGGCCAGGCGAAAAAGCGCAATCCCAACGTCAACCCGGGCCGCTTTCGGGAAATATGTCTGGAACTGGCGGGGAAGATGTAA